GCCGCTATAGGAACAGCAAGCACAAAACCCACCACTCCTCCCAATTTTCCTCCTATAAGAAGAGCAATAATAACCAAAAGCGGTGGTACTCCCACGGCTCTTCGCACTACGAGAGGATAAATCAAATGATTTTCCATTTGCTGAACGATAACGTAAAGAACAATAACCCACAACCCCAAAATAGGTGCTTGTATGACGGCTAGCAAAACGCTCGGGATAGCGGCCATAATAGGTCCGAAAATAGGAATAAGCTCAAATATTGCGGCAATGACCGCAAGCACAAGGGCATATTTTACTCCCAAAAGCGCGAGTCCGATATATACCAACACCCCCACCATCACGCCCAGTAAGAGTTGTCCCTGAAGCCACTTCCCTATTTTATGCTGTGATCTGCGCCATAAATCAATAACGTACGCCTCATGTTCCTTTGGTGCAATAATTTTAAGCACATTAGCAATACCATTTTCCTGTACCGCAAAATAAAAAGATAACACAATAACAAGCACAAAAGAAAGAGCGCCTCCGAACAAAGAAGATCCTAATGAAGATGTCAGCGAGAAAAATGATCCGATATTCTCATTAACGAATGTATTTAAGTTATCAGTTACGCTTTCCGCCGGCACCGATATATATTCGGGCGCATACGAAAAAATAAAACTTGCCCGCCCACGCAATTCTTCCAGAGTATCTTCAAGGGATACCGGAAAAGCCAAAGAAAAATTCTGTACCTCGTTTACTAAAGGCGGCACAATAAGATAAAAGGCAAATGCGAGCAAGGATGCCGTAAGAAAATAAACAGCAAGAACCGCAAGTACCCGCGGAAAACGAAATCTGCTTATAAAGGAATGGATGCCCGGCTCAATAGCGGATGCAATAACAATAGATAAAAGCAAAATAACAACAATATCGCGCACAACATACAAAAGCGCCAATCCCAATAAAATAAGAACTGTCTTAAAAATAGTCCATGTGGACACTTCTATTAATTTTCGCTCAATCATATCGTAAGTATAGTAGAGAAAAGGAAAAGAAGAAAGTATTGCGGATATACGTAAATTATGCCAGTAATTTCTCCATTCCTCGTACATCTGCATGCGGACCAATAAGTACTGCATTCAAATTACGCGGGTGAAATATATGAGTGGCAACAGCATTAATATCCCGCTCCGTTACACGCTCGATGCGTGCCATAACCTCTTCCGGGGTTTGCACCCGCCCATAGAACAACTCTTGCTCGGCAAAGAACGATGCCACTTCATCGGATGACTCCAGGCTAATGGCAAAATGTCCGCGATAAAAATCTTTTGCACGCCTAACCTCATCCGGCGTAACGCCTTCTTTTTCAGCCACACGAAAGGCATCCCTAATACGACGCACCACCTCTTTTGCTTTTTCATGGGGTACGCCCGCATACACGGAAACATATCCCGAATCGGTATAGGTTTGCGTGCCAGCACCAATAGTATAAGCAAGTCCCAATCGTTCACGGATGTCCATATATAGGCGCGAACTTGCTTTTCCTCCTAAAATAGATGCCAGAAGAGATGTCGCATAACGTTCTTCATCATACATGCCATATGCCCGTGCGCCCACAATCATATGTGTTTGATCCGTTTTTTTTCGCATAATTTGTACGGCCGGTGTTTTTTGTCCCTCACGTACGGGCTTTTTCTTTTTTGGCATTCCAGCGGGAAGAGACGAAAACGCTTTTTTTATCTGCTGTACAGCCGTATGCTCATCGATGTTTCCCGCCACAACCACAATAGCATTGGATCCCACATAGTAATTTTTTCTGTAATTCACAATATCTTTACGCACGAGAGAATTAAGTGACTCCTTCGTGCCGATAATATCCCATCCTGCCGGCTGATCACCATACAAAAGTCCCTCAAACAAATCATGAATATGTTGCCGCGGCGTATCGAGGTACATATTCATCTCCTGAAATATAACGCCCCGCTCCTTTTCTATTTCATCCGTATTAAACAAAGGTTCCAACAAAATATCGGAAACAATATCAAGTGCCAGCGGAAATTGCTTGGATGCGGTTTTTACCCAATACCCCGTCACTTCTTTTGACGTAAAAGCATTATGCTCCGCACCAACATCATCCAGTACACGACTTATATCGCCCGGCTCGGGACGGGACACGGTGCCTTTAAAAAACAAATGCTCTAAAAAGTGAGAAACGCCATTAATGCGTTTTGCTTCATATTTCGATCCTGTGCCAAAAAGTACCAACAGAGTAAGACTTTTTGTATCCTTCATGGGAACCGTAATTACCCGAAGGCCATTTTTAAGAGTTGTTTTTGTATATTTCATTTCGTCATGCTACCATACATTGCCAATAAAAAAAGCGGCCGGGCCGCAGAGATCACCCCCGTTTATACAACTTTCCGATAGTGACGTCATAACCGCAGTATCCGGAGATTCCAAATATTGCCGCAAGAAAAAGTAAGGGAATTACCGCCAGCCATTCGTATCCAGGCATGGTAGACCTCTTGGCAATTGGAAAACAAAGTTGTTATTTAAAAAAACAATCTCTCTTTTATCAGGTTACATAATACGGTTCAAAACTGCAACGAATACAAAACTATCTTTCTCCCTGTATTCCCTCCCTTATATATGCCGACAGTTCATCGATAGACACACGATCTTGTTCTCCCGTGTCACGATCCCGTACAGTAACGGTATCATTTTCAAGCGTATCGAAATCCACTGTAATACACCAAGGAGTGCCAATTTCATCCTGCGCATAATAACGCTTCCCGATATTTCCTCGGTCATCCCATGCCACCGCATAATTCTCGCGAAGTAAATCGTATATATCCCGCGCCCTCCCCACAAGCTCCGCTCTATTCGCCATAAGAGGAAATACCGCCACCGTGTACGGTGCTATGATGGGTGGCAATTTCAAATACACGCGCTTTTTGCCATCAGCAGATTCGTCTTCCTGATATGCTTCCAGAAGAGCTACTAGCACTGAACGGTCAACTCCCCACGTCGGTTCAATAACATGCGGAAGAAATTCCTCCTGCGTTTCCGGATCACGATATTGCAGATTCTCGCCGGAATGCTTCTGATGAGTGGATAAATCAAAATCGCCACGATACGCAAGTCCGTAAAGTTCTTTTTGTCCAAACGGAAATGCATATTCAAAATCTACTGTACGTTTTGAATAGTGCGCTCGTTCCCCGTCCGGAATTTCTACTTCCGTTATATGATTAGGATTAACGCCTAATGCCGCAAGCCACGCACGCATCTCTTTAAGCCAATGCTCAAAATGCTGTTCCCATTCCTCCTCACGGACAAAATATTCGATTTCCATTTGCTCAAACTCCCGTGTACGAAAAATAAAATTACCGGGCGTTATTTCATTTCGAAATGCCTTCCCAATCTGTGCAATACCAAACGGCACCCGCATACGCGTTGTATCCAAAACATTTTTAAAATTTACAAACATTGCCTGCGCCGTTTCGGGACGGAAAAACACCTCATTAGCTTTTTCTTCCGCCGGACCAAGAAACGTTTTAAGCATAAGATTAAATTGTTTTGCTTCCGTAAGTTCTCCTTTGCAATCCGGACACGTACCCGTATTCTCCAATTGATCCGCCCGAAATCGATGATGGCATTTTTTGCATTCAACTAATGGATCAGTAAACTCTTCCAAGTGCCCGGATGCTTCCCATACTTTCGGGTTCATAATAAGCGCGGCATCCAATCCCACCATGTCGCTTCGCTTGTGTACAAACCTATTCCACCACAGTTGTTTAATATTATTTTTAAGCTCTACACCCAACGGACCGTAATCCCATGAATTCGCAAGACCACCGTAAATATCCGATCCGGGAAAAATAAACCCGCGCCGTTTTGCCAAGCTAATAATAGTATCCATCTTATCCATACTTCAAATAGTTAACCTCTGCATCTAACATATGAGTTCCCTCAATTACTGCACAACTTTATATTCGGTACCGTCGACTAAGGGATCATCCCGAAGAGTTGTACTTACTTCGCCGCGGTTTTCCGCAATAGGCGTATCCGTAAATATATCATGTCCTTCAAAGCGTGCTTCCGTTATAAGCGCCGGTTGAGATCCGACATGATTTTGATTAGGAACAAGTCCTACCTGAAAGGAAACTTCGCGTGCCGGCCTTGTGAACCCGGTTCCGGCAACGAGAAATCCGACATCCCACATAATGCGTCCCGTATTGGAATTATATGTTATTTTTTCATTTGCCGGATTGACAACATTCTTCCATCGCACGTAAGCCGGCAAGCTCGATTCTACAACCCCGTTTTCGACATCGTTTGATACATTGGTAAGCGACCAGGTGATGGTATATGTCGTTTCCTCTCCTACGCGTGGGGGCATAGGTCCTCCGTTCGGAATAACACCGCTACGATGCAGTCCTTTACTGACAAAATCCACACGCGTTATAAATGAAGCGGAAAGACTATCGGTACCGGTAATATCAACTCCTTCGTATCCCTCGGGAACAAAGTTGGAATAAATACGTGCACGGGCAGAAACGGTAAAGTTTTTGTCTCGAATAGATTGAACACTTGGATTTTCAACCGTACCCACCGAAAACGTAAATGACCCTGACTCTCCGGGATCCAAAAACTCAAGCCGCGGATCGGTGGATGCATTAACTAAAACACGCTTATTCACGCCATCATATGAACCTCCCTCCACACTTACATTTCCGTAGTTAAACTGCTCCCCCTCCAGAATAACTTCAATCAAAGCATTTTGGACACTCACCGGCAAGTTATTCCGCCACGGTACACTAAAAACAATAATACCACCCGGCGTTATCTTCACGTTATTCTCGCCCCCCACCAACAAATCGACTGAAAGAAGTGCTTCGCGTATGTGCACATTATGTGATGCGCGGGCGTAAGTGTTCCATGCTTTTGTTTCTTCGTCAAAAATACCTATTTGTGCTTCAAAAAAATGAGAATCAAGCGGATTTCCTGTAAGAATCCCGCGCACCGTTATAGTACCCTCCGCATCAGGTTCTAGCGCTCCTATATGCCAAATGGAGTTATCGATACCGGGCGCAGGCACAGCAGAAATCATTGAAAAATTATCGGGATAACGTATTTCAAGCGATACATCCTCAAACGCGCTTTCCCCCGTGGAAACATAATCGATCGTAAGCTCAACTTCCTGCCCGTTATTTATCTCTTCTGGTACGGAAATCGTGATGCCGATCGGAGACTTATTAACCATAACGAGAGCACTCGTATCTTTTCCGAAACGAGCACTTGTGTTTTCCGGACGATACTCAAGCGTAGCATCCGCCTTTACGGAAACACCTTCGTCACCAAACACAAATGCTTCAAAACGCTCCTCTCCCTCCCCACCAGGCAAGAGCCGCCCAATGGGTATGCGTTCGCGAAAGCGACCGCGGCGCGGCGCTTCTCCAAACACCGGACGTGCGCCATCCGGATATTCAAAAATAAGCTCCACGCTTTCAAGTGCCACTTCGTTGCGGTTAGCATACCGTACTTCAAACGTAACGTGCTCACCCGCGGCAATTGTCTCGGGCGAGAGTATGGTAAGTTCAATATTGTCTGCTGATATATTCCCTTCATTATTAAGAAAAATAAACGTCGCCACACCACCAGCAAGCACAAACACAAGAAGAGTCATCATGCTCCAAAAGATTGTGCGCGTGTGACGACGCTTCTTTTGTTCTCTTCGCTCCTCTATGACGCGCGGATCACTGTCCCCTCCCCACGTACGTACTCCTCCCGAATATGCCGGACTTAAGTCCGGTTCTCCTCTTCGTTCGGGAAATGTTTCATTTGGCTTAAATAATCGTTTTTTTAAATCATCAAGTGCCATGCGAAAAATTACGTTATGTTTATGTTACTACTCAATCACTATGTATAGTATACCTTCCTTTCTTTCTTCTTTCTACTACGCGTAATCTTCCGGACGCCATACTCCCGCATATGCATATATGTCGCGCAAAAATAAACGCGTAGTTATTTCTTCCTGCCTGGTAAGAACATCTGAAGAAATGAGCGTGGGAGCATTATATAATCTGTCGACTGCTTCAGTACGGTCATCAGGCATATACCCCAAAAGTGCCACCATCTTTACCTGGAACGCATATAACAACAATGATCCCTCGCGTGTTTCGTATTTATCGCTATTTATAACCCGAAACGCTTCTTTTATAAGTTGCCATATACGCGCGTCTTGTTCCTCATCCACCATAAGATGCATCGCGATGCGAGCTACTGCCGTTGCCGCACGAAACCGGCTCATGGTATTTCGTATAGACCCGAAAGGTGTTCGCGTTTCCGCCGAAACTAACCGGTATTGTTCACGGCCCGCAATAAACGACAATGCCACATGCGTAAATAATTCCACATGACCCCGAAGTTTTGATTTTTCAAGTCGAATACCTTTAGCATATATGGAGAGCATTCCATATTTTTCCGTATATACACGCATACGGATATCAGCTTCGCCACGTGGATATACGGCAAGTACAAGAGCGTCCGTTTGATGTATATCATAAGACATTTTATGAATGAGAAATTATCTTATTCCTTCTCAATACGCACATATACACCTTTCGTCCGCAACTCTTGCATACCATCGGCATGCTCTGCAAATGAAACCGTATGCGCTCCCACAGCTTTCGCAATATCATCCACCCCTCTCGTTAAAGCCTCCATTTCTGCATCCGCATACAATACGATATGTATTGCGTCATTCGGTTGCATGCCCTCCCTTTTTCGTAAATCTTGTATGTCGCGCATAACCTCACGCCAAAGTCCTTTCATGCGAAGATTATCCGTTAACTCCGTATCCAAAACACAATCTTCCGTCATTTCGATATGTTCCGCGAGTGATTCTATATTCGTCCGCTCACGAATAATGGCTCGGAATGATTCTTCTTCCGGAAGCTCTCTTACTGTTGCCTTTGAGAGTGGCTGTCGCACTGAAATACCCGCCATGCTTCTGCTAGCAAGAATGTGCTCTATGGCTGACCGCGTTATTTTCATTTCCTGATTTGTCTTTTCATATTTCTCTCCCGGAACAGCGGAGGGCCACTCTTCCAAGTGCACCGACTCTTTTCCGTTTTCATCTTTGATATCCTGATATATATATTCAGCCGCGAAGGGCGCGAAGGGCGCCAGTATTTTTGCAAATACAAGGAGTGCATAGTGAAAATACTCCAAAGCGCACACTCTTTCTTCCGCCCCCTCCCGAAACCTATCCCGTGAATACTGCAAATATATCGTTGAAAACATATCCACAAAATCGGCAAGGAGACGCACGGCGCGATCAAGGCGGTACTGCTCCATAGCATGCATCACGTTTTTCTCTGTTTGCATGAGATTATACACAAGATACTGATCCAGTACATGAGCATTCATATCAAAAAGCGGCTCTTTTACGGTATGGGTCCGATACAGATTATAAAAGGAAACCATATTAACGAGACGTGCGATAACTTTTTTAGCCGTTTCGTCCACCCCTTTTTCCGAAAAATGAAGATCTTCGGCACTAACTGCCGGTGACATAAGAAAATATAAGCGAAGCGCATCGGCTCCGTACCGG
This window of the Candidatus Ryanbacteria bacterium CG10_big_fil_rev_8_21_14_0_10_43_42 genome carries:
- a CDS encoding glycine--tRNA ligase, which produces MDKMDTIISLAKRRGFIFPGSDIYGGLANSWDYGPLGVELKNNIKQLWWNRFVHKRSDMVGLDAALIMNPKVWEASGHLEEFTDPLVECKKCHHRFRADQLENTGTCPDCKGELTEAKQFNLMLKTFLGPAEEKANEVFFRPETAQAMFVNFKNVLDTTRMRVPFGIAQIGKAFRNEITPGNFIFRTREFEQMEIEYFVREEEWEQHFEHWLKEMRAWLAALGVNPNHITEVEIPDGERAHYSKRTVDFEYAFPFGQKELYGLAYRGDFDLSTHQKHSGENLQYRDPETQEEFLPHVIEPTWGVDRSVLVALLEAYQEDESADGKKRVYLKLPPIIAPYTVAVFPLMANRAELVGRARDIYDLLRENYAVAWDDRGNIGKRYYAQDEIGTPWCITVDFDTLENDTVTVRDRDTGEQDRVSIDELSAYIREGIQGER
- the recO gene encoding DNA repair protein RecO; this encodes MSYDIHQTDALVLAVYPRGEADIRMRVYTEKYGMLSIYAKGIRLEKSKLRGHVELFTHVALSFIAGREQYRLVSAETRTPFGSIRNTMSRFRAATAVARIAMHLMVDEEQDARIWQLIKEAFRVINSDKYETREGSLLLYAFQVKMVALLGYMPDDRTEAVDRLYNAPTLISSDVLTRQEEITTRLFLRDIYAYAGVWRPEDYA